The genomic region atcaaagCAGTACATAGGGGCTTGCCATTTTGCATCCTCGAGCACTGCCCCAACCTCAAATGTCATCACATGCGCCTCCCTCCCTGCAACATTATTCCTTTCTCATAATCATCACAATTAATACTCGAGATGTTATCGACAGTTCAAAATAGTCTTTATGCACTCATACCAACAAAAACGATAAAAAAGGTGAGTACGCGATGACTATTTTAACATAATAAAGATGACTATTTTCGAGTACTAATATTTATTTTGGGGGTCTAATCACAACTCCCAATCAAAATCAACTGAGAAGCGAGTTCAAATCTTCTATAATAAAACCCGTTGTAGACTCTCTATAACCTATCTACTTGATTGACAGTGTTATTTaacttattttatctttatactGTTACGTGTAGTTTAAATGAATAGCGAGGTCTCAACAAATAAGATCGGTAAGAGAGgctaaaagaattttaaatgCAGAAGATTTGATAACGAGTGAGGCACTTCTAAGGTCAAAAGAATTTTTAATcgtcaaattaaataaattaaaagaagaacTACGAGATACAAATATAAAATAAGTGCAGAACATAAAACTGGGAGTGAAACAAATCAGTTGAATaagaaaacaattaattaattaattaatcaatcagTTGGTACCTGTGTAGAAAACCCAATGGACAGGCCGATTGGTATCAACGTCCTCATAGTACGTTATGAAGTCGGCCTTCTCCCAAACATCGCACAAGAAACCACCGTCCACGAGGCGCCGACCCACATACCTGGCTCCGTCGAGCCAATCGGGTCGGAGAATGCCCACTTCAAGGTGGACGGTTTTGCACTCTCGGGCGGAGTCCAATGTGTAGACAAAGGAGGTGCCGTTGTTCCACTCGAGGTCGTAGGTGACCGATCCCAGCTGGTGCCGTATGATGTTGAAGTTCCGGCCGTTGGGCCAGTCGTACCAGAGGTCGATCAGCTCGAGGGTTCCGGTGTAGTTCATCATCAGTATGGAGTGGAATTGGTGGGGCCACGCGGCGGGAACTGGGTCTTTTGATGACGGCAGTGCGAGGCAGAGAGAGGCGGCGAGGAGAATGAGGATTGGGACGACGGTGGTGGATTTGGGCAGTGAAGCCATTGTCGTTGGTAGCTGGATTTTGCGGTGAGGACTTACAAAGTGGACGCGTGTGGTGGAGAGGAGGCAAGGTGACTTACTTTCAGCGGCGACGGACCAGAGTGGGCTTGCACACTAAAGACCATTGGGCCTCAGAAATGTTATTTTACTTGAATGATTTACTCTCTTTATCGTTATTTgaataattcaaaaaaaaaactttttagccaaaatagtcagATTTGCATAACACTTTACTTTGGTTactaagattgaaaattaatagaaataatCCATGAGATTATCCATCATTCATTATTTTGCTCTTTCCGTTAAAAACTTCATTAAGTATCCTAGAGCTCTTAGCTGAAagtttggacaattttcaaagcttcgtaactcaatcgtttcttaactaaatttgacccataatatatcaaaatgaagataggaaagtgtagaaaaaGATTATTCCTATTTGGAGGCCCAATGATTTCCGGGGATGGccgaaaaatagcctgaaaggtgattggtccgcgagaaaactggaaaactcgccggaaactaggtaaactttaaatgtttataacttcttcaatactcaacaaaatcgagtgattcaaaaacaaaaatcatacttcttgacAATACGAAGAGCATGGCACCCTTCTCGACGGCTAACCCGTCGTGGTTTGGCCGCcaaaaaaacaaatcttttaaAAAGTTTATCTGAAGCCTTGTGTGATAAATACTAGAGTATTTAATCAAAGTTTTAGTCATTTAAACAACAAGTGGTCTAGTGGATTGGTGGTACAAATCTAAGTCAGGTTTGCTCTATGATCTTGAATTTGAGACATAAACTTTGCAAAAACACGGATAATTCTCTAGTTAAAAGTTTTAGGAAGACTTGTGTCATTTAACTACTTCAGAGGCGAGTTGAAATGTCTTTAGCTTTTCCAAGTCCTACTAGAAATTAATTCTACTCTCCGGAGTGTGTACACCTTAGGCTTGGatttaaacataaataaaaaataaaaaataaaaaagtcaggAAATTAGTCCTACTGTTCTCAAATTGatgtttttcacacttttatTTTCATGCCAAAAAACCAGGACATGTGCATGTTGGTGTTCTCAAATCCAAATAATACGAAATGATTCTCTCCAAGGTAGAAAAACGACACCATATACTTTGCAAAAATTTTGTGGCAAAATATGACTTAAATTGTCAAACAATTCAGCACCTCTCATCTCTTTGGAAATTACCCCTGCAATTAATCATATATCCCCGATGAAATATTACTTTAGATGAGATTTGTGACAAATAGGTTGATTTTAATCATACATGGATGGGTTAGGActtgtttgaaaatatttttaaaatgacttaaaaTGGTTTTGATGAAAACGTTTttgaaccaatccttagtaagaATGCAAATAAATTatggaaaaacacttgaagtactTCCTACAAAATCACGTAATTGAggcttcttgcaagaagcatttttaggtgttttttgcaatccaaaattattttctCTAATCCTTCTTTAGatcaatttaaaaacacttccaaacgaacTCTTAGtttataataatataaaattaataggTCTGCTGCTAAGCGATATTGTATGTGATCTTTCTTGTTTTAGAGAGTGTCAATTTATGTGTTAAATAATATTATACTCTTTTTTTTGTACCAGCAATATTAGAGAagattaaacaaaaattcaatattTGTTCAGAGACCGGATACTTTTGACCAACTGAGCTATTTCATGCAGTTAAATAATTTATCTCGCCATAACCACTGCCACGAAATTGTCTATAAATGCTAAACCACTTCTGATTTATAACTTGCCATTAACCCCTGCAGTTCTCTCCAGCCTCAGTACTTCCTCCTCCGCCTCCGCctccgcctcctcctcctcctcataaATCTTGCTTCCAAGTTCCGAACTCCAACACATCCCTCACCCTAAAATCGATAAACTTTTAGAGTCAAAGAAAAGCTTGAAAGTAAGAATGACATGGTATCAGTTGGAATGTATGCTTGTTTGATCTTCTTAATATTCTGTTTGCAATTGCAGACCTCGCTGTGGTGAACTTTTGAGATTAATGGCTGTAGATAGAAGAAAATCTCTGCATGAAAACGAAAACCCTACATTTTCCGGCAACGGTAGCCTCTATGAAATCAAACGGTTTAGGTCGTCAAAGAGTAGGATGGGCTAATTACAACCGTTAGATTATAAATCCACATCTGATCTGCCTTTTGTTTTCCATTTCAGCTTAACTCTATGCCGAtcatgttttaaaatttttctttttcaggcTCATCATCGGAGTGGGAGTAGCTCATCAAGGGACGTGCAAATCAAGTTCCTAATTGGATCGCTCTTGATGCACACATAATTATACATTGGCGTCTGTAATATAACCTTCAAATTACAAATTCGACTCTGATGAATGTGTGCATCAGTTTAGTGATAAACCATATAAGGAAAGGAAATCTCTCCTCCCTCTTCATTCTCCATGGTAATTTTTTCCTGACAGGGTAGAAGAGTGCAAATTGACATTTCGGAGTGTCAGTATCAGCGTTTGGACGCAAGGGAACGCTCAACATTCGGTTGAGAGCTATGTAAAAATTGTTAGACGGGGGTTGTGATTGCACACCTAACTTATAAAATGTGTTATTCTTGGTGTAATCTCGATCTTTGATTaatgaaatttgggaatttttgtTGCCCATTTTGCTCTGTTTTTATGAGCCTGTTTTTTTTTACATCCACACACTTCATGCGACGGTTCAGTTACAGTGCATGGTATTAGAGTCTCTTAGCATTTAGAGGTTTAAGGGCAAGGGTTCTGAATCTTAACCCGAGACATCCGCCATATCAAACCAGAAAACCCAAGAAACTGACATTTCCGCTCACTTCTGAGAACCCCTATGATTCGATCTTCAGCGGTGGATGGAGCCAGCTTCTGTTCCTCGAGCACAGCTATCAAGGTGAAGTTC from Pyrus communis chromosome 4, drPyrComm1.1, whole genome shotgun sequence harbors:
- the LOC137732054 gene encoding uncharacterized protein At4g14100-like translates to MASLPKSTTVVPILILLAASLCLALPSSKDPVPAAWPHQFHSILMMNYTGTLELIDLWYDWPNGRNFNIIRHQLGSVTYDLEWNNGTSFVYTLDSARECKTVHLEVGILRPDWLDGARYVGRRLVDGGFLCDVWEKADFITYYEDVDTNRPVHWVFYTGREAHVMTFEVGAVLEDAKWQAPMYCFDNKKTDTVPEAEAEAEAEYSITGASMDGGFLKGSNLLGFSL